In a genomic window of uncultured Flavobacterium sp.:
- a CDS encoding sensor histidine kinase, with amino-acid sequence MKYCYCFLLLVFISVPSFSQLPSSTSQYDLKKKRVLIQLCSMFLYGKNQGKIDEDSSAVLAVKAYNLPLSLSYDEGFNESKDDVLPGSEFIEKGNFKAVNQLLENSKNTDRIKLLLQLGSFYLFKPGTKPQDLQNAFSNIKEALELSNKLKIQKWQNQSLTLLGKYYAQANNPIESKNCFAKVVEQCKKQNDQKALADALSNQALYLPNQDPQKEILLNKVIKLYTDLGLDDKKIEMHMRLITVHYYTGNIKLALKEFYQNLYYQRQYGFKHTHFTEGTISYVELLRYNTKSALYYALKSVKTMETINDYNFADIFYLRFGNVYLTLGHYEEALDLYKKSVEAGHQNINSGGFYRSFVSLVAALFSRGKTTEAINYINTIVLKYPPTDVFDKMIVNNVRAVCYERLKNYALAETYFKEMDLNAQKLTGPETLLDVLNSYSSMTAFYAHRHRPLEAKFYADKILTLSKAYKRNYTSENLELSMSVIDSLNGNYQGALKHFQIYKKLNDSLVDFSKNKQIEELKIQYETLNKEQKINFLNNQSSLQKSELRKSKLLNNLSIWSLILLSITIGLLYNRYRLKKRNHAKLELKEKEIKLKNTNLRHLLHEKEWLLKEIHHRVKNNLQTVISLLNSQSAYLDNDMALSAIKNSQHRIHSMSLIHQKLYNSENISTINMPNYIRELIEYLRESFNLGQRIRFEIKVDSLELDVAQAIPIGLILNEAITNSIKYAFPDDRSGMIYVTLEATSENYYLLTILDNGVGIDADFSSKKINSFGLSLIKGLSADLDAKFTMENHNGTVLKIEFLAELPISKKELEI; translated from the coding sequence ATGAAATATTGTTACTGTTTTCTTCTATTGGTTTTTATTTCTGTTCCTTCTTTTTCACAATTACCTTCCTCGACATCACAATATGATTTAAAGAAAAAGAGAGTCTTGATTCAGCTTTGTTCGATGTTTTTGTATGGAAAAAATCAGGGAAAAATTGATGAAGACAGTTCTGCCGTTTTAGCGGTAAAAGCTTATAATTTGCCTCTTTCGCTAAGTTATGACGAAGGTTTTAATGAATCTAAAGATGATGTTTTACCCGGATCTGAATTTATCGAAAAAGGAAATTTCAAAGCTGTAAACCAACTTTTAGAAAACTCAAAAAATACGGATAGAATTAAATTATTGCTTCAACTTGGAAGTTTTTATCTCTTTAAACCGGGAACAAAACCGCAAGATCTTCAAAATGCTTTTTCGAATATAAAAGAAGCTCTCGAACTTAGTAATAAGCTCAAGATTCAAAAATGGCAAAATCAGAGTTTAACGCTTCTTGGGAAATATTACGCTCAGGCAAATAATCCAATTGAAAGTAAAAATTGTTTTGCAAAAGTTGTAGAGCAATGCAAAAAACAAAACGATCAAAAAGCATTGGCTGACGCATTGTCAAACCAAGCTTTATATTTACCAAACCAAGATCCGCAAAAGGAAATTCTTTTAAATAAAGTTATAAAATTATATACGGATTTAGGCTTAGACGATAAAAAAATAGAAATGCACATGAGGCTTATCACTGTGCATTATTATACCGGAAATATTAAGCTTGCGCTTAAAGAATTTTATCAAAATTTATATTACCAAAGGCAATACGGTTTTAAACATACACACTTTACCGAAGGCACAATATCCTACGTTGAACTTTTGCGCTACAACACAAAAAGTGCCTTGTATTATGCTCTAAAGAGTGTAAAAACAATGGAAACGATCAATGATTATAATTTTGCCGATATATTTTATCTCCGTTTTGGCAACGTATATCTTACGCTTGGTCATTATGAAGAAGCGTTGGATTTGTATAAAAAAAGTGTAGAAGCCGGACATCAAAATATTAATAGCGGCGGTTTCTACAGAAGTTTTGTGAGTCTTGTTGCAGCACTTTTCTCCAGAGGAAAAACGACAGAAGCCATCAATTATATCAATACGATTGTACTGAAATATCCGCCAACAGATGTTTTTGATAAAATGATTGTCAATAATGTGAGAGCCGTTTGCTATGAACGCTTAAAAAATTATGCGTTGGCAGAAACCTATTTTAAAGAAATGGATCTCAACGCACAAAAACTTACAGGTCCTGAAACGTTGCTTGATGTATTAAATTCATACTCATCAATGACAGCTTTTTATGCGCACAGACACAGACCTTTGGAAGCTAAATTTTATGCTGACAAGATCCTGACACTTTCAAAAGCTTATAAACGAAATTACACTTCTGAGAATCTTGAGCTGTCTATGTCTGTAATCGATTCTTTAAATGGCAATTACCAAGGCGCATTGAAGCATTTTCAGATTTATAAAAAACTAAACGATTCTTTGGTTGATTTTTCGAAAAACAAACAAATCGAAGAACTTAAAATTCAATATGAAACGCTGAATAAAGAACAAAAAATCAACTTTTTGAACAATCAGTCTTCGTTACAAAAAAGCGAATTGCGAAAATCAAAACTGCTGAATAATCTTTCGATCTGGAGTTTGATTTTATTGTCAATTACAATTGGTTTGCTTTATAACCGTTACCGATTAAAGAAACGAAATCACGCTAAACTTGAGCTTAAAGAGAAAGAAATTAAACTGAAAAACACGAATCTTAGGCATTTATTGCATGAAAAAGAATGGCTTTTGAAGGAAATTCACCATCGTGTAAAAAACAATCTTCAAACGGTTATCAGTCTTTTGAATTCACAATCGGCATATTTGGACAATGATATGGCGTTATCAGCGATAAAAAATAGTCAACACAGGATTCATTCGATGTCATTAATTCATCAGAAACTTTATAATTCTGAGAATATTTCGACGATAAATATGCCTAATTATATTCGGGAATTAATTGAATATTTGAGAGAATCGTTTAATCTTGGACAAAGAATACGTTTCGAAATTAAAGTAGATTCTTTAGAATTAGATGTTGCACAGGCAATTCCGATAGGACTTATTTTAAATGAAGCGATTACCAATTCGATCAAATATGCTTTTCCGGACGATCGCAGCGGAATGATTTATGTAACGCTCGAAGCGACCTCAGAAAACTATTATTTATTGACAATTCTGGACAATGGAGTTGGAATCGACGCTGACTTTTCTTCAAAGAAAATCAACTCTTTTGGTTTAAGTCTGATCAAAGGATTAAGTGCAGATCTTGATGCCAAATTCACAATGGAAAACCATAATGGAACGGTTTTGAAAATTGAGTTTTTGGCTGAACTTCCTATTTCTAAAAAAGAGTTGGAAATCTAG
- a CDS encoding oxidoreductase has translation MKNQDKTWFITGTSQGIGLILVKQLLAQGYNVAATARNAESLKKAVGISSENFLPLEVNLVDELSVKQAVKDTLAKFESIEYLVNNAGYGLIGGIEESSDAEVRANFDVNVFGLLNVTRAILPHMRAAKFGHIINLSSVFGLLAGAGWGIYCSTKFAVEAISEALVQEVKPFGIKVTLIEPGYVRTNFLNSSSLITSSEPIEAYQEIRDAVRSHQEDLPGKQLGDPEKVAALIIEVTKWPQPPLHLLTGSDAYQFANYKIDSLKNEIEANKDFTFSTDFEA, from the coding sequence ATGAAAAATCAAGATAAAACGTGGTTTATAACCGGAACATCCCAAGGAATTGGACTTATTTTGGTCAAACAATTATTGGCACAAGGATATAATGTAGCCGCAACAGCAAGAAATGCAGAATCGCTAAAAAAAGCAGTCGGAATTTCATCGGAAAATTTTCTTCCGCTTGAAGTAAATTTGGTCGACGAATTAAGCGTAAAACAGGCTGTAAAAGATACTTTGGCAAAATTTGAATCTATTGAATATTTGGTAAATAATGCCGGATATGGATTAATAGGCGGAATCGAAGAAAGTTCTGATGCGGAAGTTCGTGCCAATTTTGACGTCAATGTATTTGGATTGCTAAATGTTACAAGAGCAATTTTGCCACATATGAGAGCTGCAAAATTCGGACATATTATAAATCTTTCTTCCGTATTTGGATTACTTGCCGGCGCCGGTTGGGGAATATATTGTAGTACAAAGTTTGCCGTAGAAGCCATTTCCGAAGCACTTGTGCAAGAGGTTAAACCTTTCGGCATCAAGGTAACACTTATTGAACCGGGTTATGTGCGTACTAATTTTCTAAACAGCAGTTCATTGATTACATCTTCGGAACCAATCGAAGCTTATCAGGAAATTCGTGATGCAGTGCGTTCTCATCAGGAAGATCTTCCGGGGAAACAATTGGGCGATCCTGAAAAAGTAGCGGCATTAATTATTGAAGTTACAAAATGGCCACAACCGCCACTTCACTTATTAACAGGATCTGATGCGTATCAATTTGCAAACTATAAAATTGATTCTTTAAAAAATGAAATCGAAGCAAATAAAGACTTTACTTTTTCGACAGATTTTGAAGCTTAA
- a CDS encoding MBL fold metallo-hydrolase — MKTKNILSGFAFVILFFLCNTIAYAQFPMPDHVPIWDANKVTLKLHKIAENVYSVAPETAEVETSKGIAQATSAGFIVGEKGILLIETMLSKRLYDQLYKLIRSVSDKPIVYAINTSDHGDHCFGNYLLPKETIVIQNEFCKDNLSKNYDNIKQFMIMLFGKGRGIEESVYRPADITIPINETMKIDMGKGNIVEVINVGTAQSPADLFVYLKSASGNVLWAGNPFIAESPTIPWLFDGYFLEPVNNLNKIYNMIGDKDIVVPGHGRVTNKAGIKYTIDYVEALKTNVENAVKKGLTLEQTKAAVTMKEFDKGYELFNWLHFNFNVPNAYKDIKENGKK; from the coding sequence ATGAAAACTAAAAACATTCTTTCAGGATTTGCATTTGTTATCTTGTTTTTCCTTTGTAATACTATCGCTTATGCGCAATTTCCAATGCCGGATCATGTCCCGATTTGGGATGCGAATAAAGTGACTTTGAAATTACATAAAATAGCAGAAAACGTTTATTCAGTAGCGCCTGAAACTGCCGAAGTCGAAACTTCAAAAGGTATTGCACAAGCAACTTCGGCAGGATTTATTGTTGGAGAGAAAGGCATTTTACTTATCGAAACCATGTTAAGCAAAAGACTATACGACCAGCTTTATAAATTAATCAGAAGCGTGAGTGATAAACCAATTGTATACGCTATAAATACGAGCGATCACGGCGATCATTGCTTTGGAAATTATTTACTTCCAAAAGAAACTATTGTCATTCAAAACGAATTCTGCAAAGACAATCTTTCTAAAAATTACGACAATATCAAGCAGTTTATGATTATGCTTTTTGGTAAAGGAAGAGGAATCGAAGAGAGCGTTTATCGTCCCGCCGATATTACAATTCCAATCAACGAAACCATGAAAATTGATATGGGAAAAGGCAATATCGTTGAGGTTATAAACGTAGGAACGGCACAATCTCCGGCAGATTTATTTGTGTATTTAAAATCGGCTTCGGGAAATGTATTGTGGGCAGGAAATCCTTTTATTGCCGAAAGTCCAACTATTCCGTGGTTGTTTGACGGTTATTTTCTGGAACCCGTAAACAATTTGAACAAAATCTATAATATGATTGGCGATAAAGATATTGTCGTTCCAGGTCATGGTCGCGTTACCAATAAAGCCGGAATAAAATATACAATTGATTATGTCGAGGCATTAAAAACAAATGTCGAAAATGCAGTTAAAAAAGGACTCACATTAGAGCAGACAAAAGCTGCCGTAACAATGAAGGAATTTGATAAAGGATACGAACTTTTTAATTGGCTTCATTTTAATTTCAATGTTCCAAATGCTTATAAAGACATTAAAGAAAATGGGAAAAAATAA
- a CDS encoding alpha/beta hydrolase translates to MKSISNQNLWSKTSKGIFGLLIISFLSFASCNKKEESTKAVSEEATTTTDSAVAKPADPPANFKHETALVNGVKIHYVIGGKGDPLVLVHGFGQNWYMWNRLLPELSKHFTVIAPDLRGVGESDKPEGGYDKKTMATDIHELVKKLGYTNINLAGHDIGLMVAYAYAAQYGSEVKKIALMDALLPGIEPVWSQVSASAWWFGFFAWPASGDIVKGKEKEFLTNFWPMVGHVKDPFTPEETAEFVRAYAVKDAAKSSFKWFGNFPQDGKDNLIFMKTKLKMPLLAMGGEYFAAAFLKDHSKLVAENVTESKIAGSGHWLVQENTAQVQKDLLAFFLAK, encoded by the coding sequence ATGAAATCAATTTCTAACCAAAATTTATGGTCAAAAACTTCAAAAGGAATCTTTGGCTTGTTAATAATCAGTTTTTTATCATTTGCATCATGCAATAAAAAAGAAGAATCTACAAAAGCCGTTTCCGAAGAAGCAACTACAACAACAGATTCAGCAGTTGCGAAACCAGCAGATCCGCCGGCAAATTTTAAACACGAAACCGCTTTGGTAAACGGCGTAAAAATTCATTATGTAATTGGAGGAAAAGGCGATCCATTAGTATTAGTTCATGGTTTTGGTCAAAACTGGTACATGTGGAATCGCCTGCTTCCGGAACTTTCGAAACACTTTACAGTTATTGCGCCAGATTTAAGAGGAGTAGGAGAGTCAGACAAACCGGAAGGTGGTTATGACAAAAAAACAATGGCAACCGATATTCACGAATTGGTTAAAAAATTAGGCTACACAAATATTAATCTTGCAGGTCACGACATCGGATTAATGGTCGCTTATGCGTATGCAGCACAATATGGAAGCGAAGTAAAAAAAATAGCTTTAATGGATGCTTTACTTCCTGGAATTGAGCCAGTTTGGTCACAAGTTTCGGCTTCTGCGTGGTGGTTTGGATTTTTTGCTTGGCCAGCTTCGGGAGATATTGTTAAAGGAAAAGAAAAAGAGTTTTTGACTAATTTCTGGCCAATGGTTGGACACGTAAAAGATCCTTTTACACCAGAAGAAACTGCAGAATTTGTTAGAGCATACGCAGTAAAAGATGCAGCAAAATCAAGTTTTAAATGGTTTGGAAACTTTCCGCAAGACGGAAAAGACAATTTGATTTTTATGAAAACAAAACTTAAAATGCCTTTACTAGCGATGGGTGGAGAATATTTTGCAGCAGCATTCCTGAAAGATCATTCAAAATTAGTTGCAGAGAATGTAACCGAGTCAAAAATTGCAGGTTCAGGACATTGGTTAGTTCAGGAAAATACAGCTCAGGTTCAAAAAGATTTATTGGCCTTTTTTCTAGCAAAATAA
- a CDS encoding Crp/Fnr family transcriptional regulator, with product MEIDTILDEIFKLPEESKTALKRNITQIKYPKGHILLNAGKVESNIYFIKKGIVRAYVNQNDNEVTFWFGKEGQTVISMKSYTQDEKGYEDIELLEDCELYELKKEDLQKLFDSDIYIANWGRKFAEIELVKTEERLISRQFKNATDRYLELLTNHPELIRRIQLGHIASYLGITQVSLSRIRAEIK from the coding sequence ATGGAAATCGACACTATTCTAGACGAAATATTTAAATTACCGGAAGAATCAAAAACTGCATTAAAACGAAATATTACTCAGATAAAATATCCAAAAGGACATATTCTTTTAAATGCAGGAAAAGTGGAGTCGAATATCTATTTTATAAAAAAAGGAATCGTTCGGGCTTATGTAAATCAGAATGATAATGAAGTTACTTTTTGGTTTGGAAAAGAAGGTCAAACGGTAATTTCGATGAAAAGCTACACGCAAGACGAAAAAGGATATGAAGATATTGAGCTTCTGGAAGATTGTGAACTTTATGAATTAAAGAAAGAAGATCTTCAGAAACTATTTGATTCTGATATTTATATTGCAAATTGGGGCAGAAAATTTGCCGAAATAGAACTTGTAAAAACGGAAGAACGATTGATCTCACGTCAATTTAAAAACGCAACAGATCGTTATTTGGAATTGTTAACCAATCATCCTGAATTAATTAGAAGAATTCAATTGGGACATATCGCTTCTTATCTTGGAATTACACAAGTTAGTTTAAGCAGAATTAGAGCTGAGATTAAATAA
- a CDS encoding multidrug efflux SMR transporter, which produces MNWIILIIAGLFEVSFATCLGKAKEAVGTDAYLWYTGFFISLTVSMLLLIKATETLPIGTAYAVWTGIGAVGTVLMGIFVFKEPVDFWRLFFLAALVGSIIGLKAVSH; this is translated from the coding sequence ATGAACTGGATTATTCTAATTATTGCGGGACTTTTTGAAGTCTCCTTTGCAACTTGTCTTGGAAAAGCAAAAGAAGCTGTTGGTACAGATGCTTATTTATGGTACACAGGATTTTTTATATCACTAACCGTAAGTATGTTACTACTTATTAAAGCAACTGAAACTTTACCTATTGGAACTGCTTATGCGGTCTGGACAGGAATTGGCGCAGTGGGAACGGTATTAATGGGAATCTTTGTTTTTAAGGAACCTGTAGATTTTTGGAGATTGTTTTTTCTTGCAGCATTAGTTGGTTCAATCATTGGACTTAAAGCTGTTTCTCATTAA
- the ribB gene encoding 3,4-dihydroxy-2-butanone-4-phosphate synthase, which yields MISTEISPLTKFGTTSQVRVENALKHLQNGKGILLTDDENRENEGDLIFAAQHINVPDMAMMIRECSGIVCLCLTNEKADQLNLPYMVKENTSHFQTPFTVTIEAKEGVTTGVSATDRITTIKTACATNALPEDLSRPGHVFPLRAKENGVLERNGHTEGSIDLMKLANLKPEAVLCELMNPDGSMAKLGRIISFAEENELVVLSIEDIIYYRKFVRDYK from the coding sequence ATGATAAGTACAGAAATAAGTCCGTTGACAAAATTTGGAACAACTAGCCAGGTACGTGTAGAAAATGCATTAAAACATCTTCAAAACGGAAAAGGAATTCTACTAACGGATGATGAAAACAGAGAAAATGAAGGAGATTTAATTTTTGCTGCACAACATATAAATGTTCCTGATATGGCAATGATGATCAGAGAATGCAGCGGTATTGTCTGTCTTTGTCTTACGAATGAAAAAGCAGATCAATTGAATCTACCTTATATGGTAAAAGAAAATACAAGTCATTTTCAAACTCCGTTTACGGTTACAATTGAAGCCAAAGAAGGTGTTACAACCGGCGTTTCGGCAACGGACCGAATTACAACTATCAAAACTGCTTGTGCTACAAATGCATTGCCTGAAGATTTATCAAGACCTGGACATGTTTTCCCTTTGCGCGCTAAAGAAAATGGTGTTCTGGAAAGAAACGGACACACTGAAGGAAGTATTGATTTAATGAAACTTGCAAATTTAAAGCCTGAAGCTGTTCTTTGCGAATTAATGAATCCTGATGGCAGCATGGCTAAACTCGGCAGAATCATTAGTTTTGCAGAAGAAAATGAATTGGTAGTTTTATCTATAGAAGATATTATCTATTACCGCAAATTTGTTAGAGATTATAAATAA
- a CDS encoding Crp/Fnr family transcriptional regulator — translation MIYEQLGNFIKKRIQISDADLNTILSYFKPLKQSKNDLLLAHGQTSQNTYFVGKGCLRIFFINEDGKDVTRYIAFENQLATALVSFITKLPSSEYIQVIEKSELLYISHDDFNHLMSIIPQWREFYCSYLERAYVNNTNRLMSFTTMDALERYNQLLKINPAIVKRLPNKVVASYINISQETLSRLKSKN, via the coding sequence ATGATATACGAGCAACTTGGTAATTTTATAAAAAAAAGAATTCAGATTTCAGATGCCGATTTAAATACTATTCTTTCTTACTTTAAACCTCTAAAACAAAGTAAAAATGATCTTTTGCTTGCGCACGGTCAAACGAGTCAGAATACTTACTTTGTTGGAAAAGGCTGTTTGAGAATCTTTTTTATAAATGAAGACGGAAAAGATGTAACTCGTTATATCGCTTTCGAAAATCAGCTTGCTACGGCTTTGGTGAGTTTTATAACAAAATTGCCTTCTTCAGAATATATTCAGGTGATTGAGAAATCAGAGCTTTTGTATATCAGTCACGATGATTTTAATCATTTGATGAGTATTATCCCGCAATGGAGAGAATTCTATTGTTCGTATTTAGAAAGAGCATACGTTAATAATACCAACAGATTAATGTCATTCACCACAATGGATGCTTTAGAACGATACAATCAATTGCTGAAAATAAATCCGGCGATTGTAAAACGATTGCCGAATAAAGTAGTCGCTTCTTATATTAATATTTCGCAAGAAACTTTAAGCCGATTGAAATCTAAGAATTGA
- a CDS encoding ribonucleoside-diphosphate reductase subunit alpha, giving the protein MNTIIDTISGKSAPLSDADNKMWWKNSESEQILNRGYLLKGETVEGAIDRICTAAAKRLYKPELKDSFVEMIERGWMSISSPVWANMGTERGLPISCFNVHVPDEIEGITHKLGEVIMQTKIGGGTSGYFGELRERGSAVTDNGKSSGAVSFMKLFDTTMDTISQGGVRRGAFAAYLDVDHPDIEEFLKIKSIGNPIQNLFTGICVPDYWMQEMIDGDSDKRQIWAKVLESRQQKGLPYIFFSDNVNKNKPQVYKDKNLRINASNLCSEIMLPSDIDESFICCLSSMNLELYEEWKDTEAVKLAIFFLDAVLQEFIEKTEGNYYLSAANRFAKRHRALGLGVLGWHSYLQKNMIPFEGLEAKMKTTEIFQHISDKADKATQDLARIYGEPELLKGYGRRNTTTMAIAPTTSSSAILGQTSPGIEPFSSNYYKAGLSKGNFMRKNKYLKILLEKKGLDNEEVWREIMLNGGSVQHMSQLSQNEKDVFKTFKEISQLEIVQQASIRQKFVDQGQSLNLNIPAELPIKEVNRLMIEAWQLGVKSLYYQRSQSVSKELVTSLVTCSSCES; this is encoded by the coding sequence ATGAATACGATAATAGATACAATTTCAGGAAAAAGCGCGCCATTAAGTGACGCAGACAATAAAATGTGGTGGAAAAATTCTGAAAGTGAACAAATATTAAACCGCGGATATCTTTTAAAAGGAGAAACTGTAGAAGGCGCAATTGACAGAATTTGTACCGCTGCAGCGAAAAGACTTTACAAACCAGAACTAAAAGATTCTTTTGTAGAAATGATCGAACGCGGTTGGATGAGCATTAGTTCTCCGGTTTGGGCAAATATGGGAACAGAACGCGGATTGCCAATTTCTTGTTTTAATGTTCACGTTCCGGATGAAATCGAAGGAATTACACATAAACTAGGCGAAGTAATCATGCAAACCAAAATTGGTGGTGGAACATCAGGATATTTTGGAGAATTACGCGAAAGAGGAAGCGCCGTAACAGACAACGGAAAGAGTAGCGGAGCAGTAAGTTTCATGAAACTTTTTGATACCACAATGGACACAATTTCTCAAGGTGGGGTGCGTAGAGGTGCGTTTGCAGCATATCTTGATGTAGATCACCCGGATATCGAAGAATTTTTGAAAATAAAAAGCATCGGAAATCCAATTCAGAATTTGTTTACCGGAATCTGTGTACCTGATTATTGGATGCAGGAAATGATCGATGGAGATAGCGATAAAAGACAAATTTGGGCAAAAGTTCTCGAAAGCCGTCAGCAAAAAGGATTACCATATATCTTTTTTAGTGACAACGTAAACAAGAATAAACCACAAGTATATAAAGATAAAAATCTACGTATAAATGCCAGTAATTTATGCAGTGAAATCATGCTTCCGTCAGATATTGACGAATCATTTATTTGCTGTCTTTCGTCAATGAATCTGGAGCTTTACGAAGAATGGAAAGATACCGAAGCCGTAAAACTTGCCATCTTTTTCCTTGATGCCGTATTACAGGAATTTATCGAAAAAACAGAAGGTAACTATTATCTTTCGGCAGCAAATCGTTTTGCAAAAAGACACCGTGCGCTTGGATTAGGAGTTTTAGGATGGCATTCGTATTTGCAAAAAAATATGATTCCGTTTGAAGGCTTGGAAGCCAAAATGAAAACCACAGAAATTTTCCAGCACATAAGCGATAAAGCAGATAAAGCAACTCAGGATTTAGCAAGAATCTATGGAGAACCTGAATTATTAAAAGGATACGGACGACGCAATACAACCACAATGGCAATTGCGCCAACAACTTCTTCATCAGCAATTTTAGGACAAACTTCGCCTGGAATCGAACCTTTTAGCAGTAATTATTATAAAGCAGGATTGAGTAAAGGTAATTTCATGCGCAAGAATAAATACCTGAAAATATTATTAGAGAAAAAAGGTCTTGATAACGAAGAAGTCTGGAGAGAAATCATGCTTAATGGCGGAAGTGTTCAACATATGAGCCAACTTTCTCAAAACGAAAAAGATGTCTTTAAAACCTTCAAAGAAATTAGTCAGTTAGAGATTGTACAACAAGCTTCTATTCGTCAGAAATTTGTAGATCAAGGACAAAGTTTAAACCTAAATATTCCTGCCGAATTACCAATCAAGGAAGTAAACCGCTTAATGATCGAAGCGTGGCAACTTGGCGTTAAAAGTCTTTATTACCAACGCAGTCAAAGTGTATCAAAAGAACTTGTTACAAGCCTTGTTACTTGTAGTAGTTGCGAATCATAA
- a CDS encoding ribonucleotide-diphosphate reductase subunit beta — protein MSIFDKRINYKPFEYPEVLQFTEAINKAYWVHTEVDFTADTQDFHSHLNAAEKTAIKNSLLAIAQIEVAVKSFWGNIYEHFPKPEFNGLGSTFAECEFRHSEAYSRLLEVLGYNDEFEKLMEIPVVRKRVDYLSNVLKDTKSQDNKKYVVSLILFSILIENVSLFSQFAILLSFTRFKGYMKNVSNIIAWTSIDEQIHANGGIYIVNKIREEFPNYFDEETLALVRETVKNSIDVEADILDWIFEDGEIETIKKADLVNFMKFRIDESLTQINIPTIFNIPAEDYKPMAWFEEEVFANSLDDFFAKRPVEYTKHDKSITANDLF, from the coding sequence ATGTCTATTTTCGATAAAAGAATCAACTATAAACCTTTTGAGTATCCAGAAGTATTACAATTTACAGAAGCCATAAATAAAGCATATTGGGTTCATACAGAAGTCGATTTTACTGCAGATACACAAGATTTTCATTCGCATTTGAATGCGGCCGAAAAAACAGCAATCAAAAACAGTTTGCTGGCAATTGCACAAATCGAAGTTGCCGTAAAAAGTTTTTGGGGTAATATATACGAGCATTTTCCAAAACCGGAATTTAACGGATTAGGAAGTACGTTTGCCGAATGCGAATTCAGACATTCTGAAGCTTATTCTCGTCTTTTGGAAGTTTTGGGATATAATGACGAATTCGAGAAATTGATGGAGATTCCGGTAGTTCGTAAAAGAGTAGATTATCTTTCGAATGTTCTTAAAGACACCAAATCACAAGACAATAAAAAGTATGTAGTATCATTGATTTTGTTTAGTATTCTAATCGAAAATGTATCACTTTTCAGTCAGTTTGCGATTTTATTGTCCTTTACAAGATTCAAAGGATATATGAAAAATGTGAGTAATATCATTGCGTGGACTTCAATCGATGAACAAATTCATGCAAATGGAGGTATTTATATTGTGAACAAAATAAGAGAAGAATTTCCAAATTATTTTGATGAAGAAACTTTAGCATTAGTTAGAGAAACGGTGAAAAATTCGATAGACGTAGAAGCAGATATATTAGATTGGATTTTTGAAGATGGTGAAATCGAAACAATCAAAAAAGCTGATCTGGTGAATTTCATGAAGTTTAGAATAGACGAAAGCCTTACGCAGATAAATATTCCAACGATATTTAATATTCCGGCCGAAGATTACAAACCAATGGCGTGGTTTGAAGAAGAAGTTTTTGCTAATAGTTTAGATGATTTCTTTGCAAAAAGACCGGTAGAATATACCAAACATGATAAAAGTATTACAGCAAACGACCTTTTTTAA